One genomic window of Desmospora activa DSM 45169 includes the following:
- a CDS encoding nicotinate-nucleotide adenylyltransferase — MKTGIFGGTFDPIHIGHLMIAEQAREAAGLDEVWFVPAARPPHKPTHIPATAEHRFQMVQLAVQEVTGFSVSRIELERPGVSYTVDTVQTLVSRYPDREFFFILGGDMVLDLPRWYKIKEILHAVKMIGLVRPHYHLGDHLPEWIQKRLLLVREGIQVDLSSTNIRERVQTGRSIRFLVPESVRRYIEENHLYESS, encoded by the coding sequence GTGAAGACGGGAATATTTGGAGGGACCTTTGATCCGATTCATATCGGACATCTGATGATAGCGGAACAAGCACGGGAAGCGGCGGGATTGGACGAAGTTTGGTTTGTTCCCGCTGCCCGGCCCCCTCATAAACCTACCCATATTCCTGCGACAGCGGAGCATCGCTTTCAAATGGTACAATTGGCTGTACAGGAGGTTACCGGTTTTTCCGTTTCCCGGATTGAGCTGGAGCGACCCGGCGTCTCCTACACGGTTGATACGGTTCAAACCCTGGTCAGCCGCTACCCAGACCGAGAATTTTTCTTTATTCTGGGGGGAGATATGGTGCTGGATTTGCCGCGATGGTATAAAATAAAAGAAATCCTGCACGCGGTAAAAATGATTGGGCTGGTTCGTCCTCATTACCACTTGGGGGATCACCTGCCGGAATGGATACAAAAACGATTGCTCCTGGTGCGGGAAGGCATACAGGTGGACCTTTCCTCCACTAATATCCGTGAACGCGTGCAAACAGGACGATCGATCCGTTTTCTGGTGCCGGAATCAGTCCGCCGTTATATTGAGGAGAATCATTTGTATGAATCGAGCTGA
- the yqeK gene encoding bis(5'-nucleosyl)-tetraphosphatase (symmetrical) YqeK yields the protein MNRADWVEVTQAQMPRARWEHTLRVVETARELADRFGADMEKTEIAATLHDYCKFWPVEKMDQIIRAKGLPADLLAHSKELWHAFVGAEVVREELGVDDDEILNAIRYHTSGRPHMSQLEQVIFVADAIEPGRRYPGVDGIRKRAQTNLEEALLQSLDNTIRFLIERRQKVYPLTLAARNDLIDRIGSKQILKEESL from the coding sequence ATGAATCGAGCTGATTGGGTAGAAGTGACGCAAGCACAGATGCCCCGCGCGCGTTGGGAGCACACCTTAAGGGTGGTTGAGACGGCCCGAGAATTAGCCGATCGGTTTGGAGCCGATATGGAAAAAACGGAAATCGCGGCGACCCTTCATGATTATTGCAAGTTTTGGCCGGTGGAGAAAATGGATCAAATCATCCGTGCCAAAGGGTTACCCGCCGATTTGTTGGCGCATAGCAAGGAGCTGTGGCACGCGTTTGTCGGGGCAGAGGTGGTTCGGGAGGAACTGGGGGTCGATGATGACGAAATATTAAATGCGATTCGTTATCATACATCCGGCCGTCCGCATATGTCTCAATTAGAACAAGTGATTTTTGTGGCTGACGCGATTGAACCGGGACGGCGTTATCCGGGGGTGGATGGAATCCGCAAACGAGCGCAGACCAATCTGGAAGAGGCGCTCTTACAATCCTTGGATAACACCATCCGCTTTTTGATCGAGCGACGGCAAAAGGTGTACCCCTTGACCCTCGCTGCCCGCAATGATCTCATCGATCGGATTGGATCGAAGCAAATTTTGAAGGAGGAATCTCTTTGA
- the comER gene encoding late competence protein ComER, with protein MTIGFIGTGSMGSTLIQAFIDAKRLAPEEIVVYNRTRSKAEKLQKQYPGLRIAANNRELVQQTPIFFLCIKPHEFRTVLDEIKDHVHDDQIAVSITSPVMIRDLEEWLPAKIAKIIPSITQAVLSGNSLVIPGTRLSETDRNTLWNLFAAISRPLLIEENHVRIASDLACCGPAFMANLLEKLADAAVEETQLPREQALSLVTQMTEGLGGLLSVGGFTLQSLQERVAVPGGITRKGLDLLDAEIGPVFHDLIRLTHTKYAADIQQVKSSFQTEK; from the coding sequence TTGACCATCGGCTTTATCGGAACGGGAAGCATGGGAAGTACCCTGATCCAGGCCTTTATAGACGCCAAACGCTTGGCGCCTGAGGAGATCGTCGTCTACAACCGTACCCGCAGCAAAGCGGAAAAGTTACAGAAACAGTATCCGGGACTTCGTATCGCAGCGAACAATCGGGAGTTGGTTCAACAAACCCCTATCTTCTTCCTATGTATCAAGCCCCATGAATTTCGGACCGTATTGGATGAAATCAAGGATCATGTACATGACGACCAGATCGCGGTCTCTATCACCAGTCCGGTGATGATTCGCGATCTAGAAGAATGGCTGCCAGCTAAGATCGCCAAGATTATCCCTAGTATCACCCAAGCGGTTCTCTCCGGTAATTCACTCGTTATCCCTGGTACGCGTCTTAGCGAGACTGACCGTAACACCTTGTGGAACTTGTTTGCCGCCATCAGCCGCCCGTTGCTTATTGAGGAGAATCATGTACGGATCGCCTCTGATTTGGCCTGTTGTGGCCCCGCTTTTATGGCTAATCTGTTGGAAAAGCTGGCCGATGCCGCTGTGGAAGAAACTCAGCTCCCACGAGAACAGGCACTCTCATTGGTCACACAAATGACGGAGGGCCTAGGGGGATTGTTGAGTGTGGGCGGCTTTACCCTACAAAGCTTACAGGAGCGGGTAGCGGTGCCTGGAGGGATCACCCGCAAAGGGCTCGATTTGTTAGATGCGGAGATCGGTCCTGTTTTCCACGACTTAATCCGCCTGACCCACACCAAATACGCTGCGGATATCCAACAAGTAAAAAGCTCCTTTCAGACGGAAAAATAG
- a CDS encoding ornithine--oxo-acid transaminase: MSQNQTMIQLTEKYGAHNYHPLPIVIAKAEGVWVEDADGNRYMDMLSAYSALNHGHRHPRLIQALKEQADKVTLTSRAFHNDQLGLFYQRVSQLTGKSMVLPMNTGAEAVETAIKAVRRWAYDAKGVPADQAEIIVCEENFHGRTLAAVSLSSNDEYKRGFGPLLPGIKVIPYGDEEALRRAITPNTAAFLVEPIQGEAGVIVPPPGSLKNAAAICRENRVLFAADEIQTGFGRTGQLFACDWEEVKPDLIIMGKALGGGILPISAVAADEEILGVFEPGSHGSTFGGNPLACAVSIAALDVMVEDDLPQRSRELGEYFLHELRTIDNSVIKEVRGKGLFIGVELHVPARSYCEQLADGGLLCKETHENTIRFAPPLTITREELDWALEKVRTIL; the protein is encoded by the coding sequence ATGTCACAAAATCAAACCATGATCCAATTGACGGAAAAATATGGCGCCCACAACTACCACCCGCTGCCGATCGTCATCGCAAAGGCGGAAGGGGTGTGGGTGGAAGATGCAGACGGCAACCGATATATGGATATGTTGAGCGCATATTCCGCCCTCAACCACGGCCACCGCCATCCGCGACTGATCCAAGCCTTAAAAGAGCAGGCGGATAAAGTAACCCTCACTTCCCGCGCATTTCACAATGACCAACTGGGACTTTTTTACCAACGGGTGTCCCAATTGACAGGTAAATCGATGGTATTGCCGATGAACACCGGGGCGGAAGCGGTTGAAACCGCCATCAAAGCGGTGCGCCGCTGGGCCTACGATGCAAAAGGAGTCCCCGCGGACCAGGCGGAAATCATCGTCTGTGAAGAGAACTTCCATGGTCGCACCCTGGCTGCCGTCTCCCTCTCTTCCAACGATGAATACAAACGCGGTTTCGGTCCCCTGCTTCCTGGAATCAAGGTGATCCCCTACGGAGATGAAGAAGCCCTGCGCCGAGCCATCACTCCAAATACCGCCGCTTTTTTGGTGGAGCCGATCCAGGGAGAGGCGGGTGTGATCGTACCCCCACCAGGATCCCTTAAAAATGCTGCCGCCATCTGCCGCGAAAACCGTGTACTGTTTGCCGCTGATGAAATCCAGACCGGGTTTGGACGGACCGGTCAACTGTTTGCCTGTGATTGGGAAGAAGTAAAACCGGATTTAATTATCATGGGAAAAGCCCTTGGCGGTGGGATTCTACCCATCTCCGCCGTTGCCGCCGACGAGGAGATTCTCGGTGTTTTTGAACCTGGTTCCCATGGATCTACCTTTGGTGGGAACCCGCTGGCTTGTGCTGTTTCAATCGCAGCTTTGGATGTCATGGTGGAGGACGATCTACCGCAGCGCTCCCGTGAGCTAGGAGAGTATTTTTTACACGAACTGAGAACGATTGATAACTCCGTGATCAAAGAAGTGCGCGGAAAAGGGCTCTTTATCGGTGTGGAACTGCACGTCCCCGCCCGCTCCTATTGTGAACAGTTAGCGGACGGTGGACTGTTATGTAAAGAAACTCATGAAAATACCATCCGCTTCGCCCCACCGCTAACCATCACTCGAGAAGAATTGGATTGGGCGCTGGAAAAAGTGCGTACCATTCTCTAA
- the rsfS gene encoding ribosome silencing factor codes for MSLNLVELAQLAASAAEEKKAQRVTILDIRGLSVIADYFVICHGNSQTQVKAIVDAVRKKMQEADIPVKGIEGLSESRWVLVDLGDVVVHVFHKDERDFYDLERLWGDAALVGVQ; via the coding sequence ATCTCTTTGAACCTAGTGGAACTGGCTCAACTGGCGGCCTCAGCCGCCGAGGAAAAAAAGGCCCAGCGCGTTACCATCCTGGATATTCGGGGTTTATCCGTTATCGCCGATTATTTTGTCATCTGTCATGGAAATTCTCAAACCCAGGTTAAGGCGATTGTGGATGCCGTTAGGAAAAAAATGCAGGAAGCCGATATTCCTGTTAAAGGAATTGAAGGGTTATCCGAATCTCGTTGGGTGCTGGTTGATCTCGGTGATGTGGTCGTTCATGTCTTCCACAAGGACGAGCGGGATTTCTACGACCTGGAGCGTCTATGGGGCGATGCCGCCCTCGTGGGTGTACAGTAA
- the leuS gene encoding leucine--tRNA ligase — protein sequence MKRYEPQILEPRWQKQWEQTAAHQTEETTEKPKFYALEMFPYPSGEGLHMGHVRNYSIGDVVARFKRMNGYRVIHPMGADAFGLPAENAAIHRGVNPREWTESNMERIREEQARLGISYDWDRYVGTCLPDYYHFTQWLFLLFYERGLAYRKKAAVNWCPDCATVLANEQVEDGQCWRCGSEVEKKELEQWFLRITDYADALLEGLEQLPQWPEKVKAMQRNWIGRSQGAAITFTIPELNDEPVSVFTTRPDTLYGVTYLVLAPEHPLVSKLIQGKESEGAIQAFTEAMAKESELSRTGSDVEKVGHFTGAYAKHPLTGESIPIWVANYVLMDYGTGAVMGVPAHDERDFIFAHKYDLPIRQVIQSQEGEEDDGQGAFVDDGLLINSGPFDGMGNREAIQAIAAHLESQEKGGATVSYRLRDWLFSRQRYWGCPIPILYCDDCGVVPVPKEDLPVRLPEDVVFDGKSNPLTTSDSFATTTCPSCGGSARRETDTMDTFIDSSWYFLRYVDPHNQTVPFAKEKADRWMPVDFYIGGVEHAVLHLLYSRFVTKVLHDADMLEAEEPFRHYFPQGMVLKDGSKMSKSKGNVVSPREIIDRYGADTARLFILFAAPPDRELEWSDSGVEGSYRFLTRVWRMVQNHNSLFENQPLPQQSDAAAKELNRLVHQTVKKATVDMDERYQFNTAISGIMELVNGIYAYPEEADRGTLAQAIETVIVLLAPFAPHISAELWQDIGKSDSVHDQPWPAYDEAALVLDEVEIAVQINGKVRHKATVPTGADREAIEAQVMAEEKVRQLVDGKTVRKVIVIPGKLVNIVAK from the coding sequence ATGAAACGATATGAACCACAAATATTGGAGCCGCGATGGCAAAAACAATGGGAACAAACTGCTGCCCATCAAACGGAGGAGACTACGGAAAAACCGAAGTTTTACGCTTTGGAGATGTTTCCCTACCCTTCGGGAGAAGGGTTGCATATGGGCCATGTCCGAAACTATTCCATCGGTGACGTGGTGGCCCGCTTTAAACGGATGAACGGATATCGAGTCATCCACCCCATGGGAGCGGATGCCTTTGGCTTACCAGCGGAAAACGCCGCCATTCATCGCGGGGTCAACCCCCGGGAGTGGACGGAGTCCAATATGGAACGAATCCGAGAAGAGCAGGCGCGCTTAGGGATTTCCTATGACTGGGATCGCTATGTTGGAACCTGTCTGCCGGATTATTACCACTTTACGCAATGGCTGTTCCTTCTCTTTTATGAACGGGGGCTGGCCTACCGCAAAAAAGCGGCGGTCAACTGGTGTCCCGATTGTGCCACCGTCTTGGCCAATGAACAGGTGGAAGACGGCCAGTGTTGGCGTTGTGGCAGCGAAGTGGAAAAAAAGGAGCTAGAACAGTGGTTCCTGCGTATCACCGATTACGCGGATGCGTTGTTGGAGGGATTGGAACAGCTGCCGCAATGGCCGGAAAAAGTGAAGGCGATGCAGCGAAACTGGATCGGCCGCAGTCAAGGGGCAGCGATTACGTTTACCATCCCAGAGTTAAACGATGAACCGGTATCGGTCTTTACCACTCGTCCTGACACCTTATACGGGGTAACCTATCTGGTGTTGGCGCCGGAGCATCCACTGGTGTCAAAGCTGATTCAAGGCAAAGAAAGCGAAGGAGCGATCCAGGCGTTTACCGAAGCGATGGCAAAAGAATCGGAATTGTCCCGGACGGGTTCCGATGTAGAGAAAGTGGGCCACTTTACCGGCGCTTACGCCAAACATCCCTTAACGGGGGAATCGATCCCGATCTGGGTGGCCAATTATGTGTTGATGGATTATGGTACCGGTGCGGTGATGGGTGTTCCTGCCCACGATGAGCGCGATTTTATCTTTGCTCACAAATACGACCTCCCCATTCGACAGGTGATTCAATCGCAGGAAGGGGAAGAAGATGACGGGCAAGGAGCCTTTGTAGATGATGGTCTTTTGATTAACTCGGGTCCCTTCGATGGGATGGGCAATCGCGAGGCGATTCAAGCGATTGCTGCCCACCTGGAATCCCAGGAAAAAGGAGGCGCCACCGTCTCTTACCGGTTGCGGGATTGGTTATTCTCCCGCCAACGCTACTGGGGTTGTCCGATTCCGATTCTGTATTGTGACGATTGTGGTGTGGTGCCGGTACCGAAAGAAGATCTACCGGTACGGTTGCCGGAGGATGTGGTGTTTGACGGGAAGAGTAATCCCTTGACGACATCGGACAGCTTTGCCACTACCACCTGTCCATCTTGTGGGGGTAGTGCTCGCCGTGAAACGGATACCATGGACACGTTTATCGACTCGTCTTGGTACTTTCTGCGCTATGTCGACCCACACAATCAAACTGTTCCTTTTGCCAAGGAAAAGGCGGATCGTTGGATGCCGGTCGATTTTTATATCGGCGGCGTCGAGCATGCCGTCCTTCATCTGTTGTACTCCCGCTTTGTCACCAAAGTATTACACGATGCCGATATGTTGGAGGCGGAGGAACCCTTCCGGCACTATTTTCCCCAGGGGATGGTCTTAAAAGATGGCTCCAAGATGTCCAAATCAAAGGGGAATGTGGTTTCTCCACGGGAAATTATCGACCGCTACGGGGCAGATACCGCCCGTCTGTTTATCCTGTTCGCTGCTCCCCCGGATCGGGAGCTGGAATGGAGCGACTCTGGTGTAGAGGGAAGCTATCGCTTTTTGACACGGGTATGGCGGATGGTGCAGAATCATAATTCCTTGTTTGAAAACCAGCCCTTGCCACAACAATCGGATGCCGCCGCCAAGGAGCTGAACCGTCTAGTACATCAGACAGTGAAAAAAGCGACGGTGGACATGGATGAACGCTATCAGTTTAATACCGCCATCAGCGGCATTATGGAACTGGTCAACGGCATCTATGCATACCCTGAGGAGGCGGATCGAGGAACACTGGCGCAAGCGATTGAAACGGTGATCGTGTTACTGGCGCCCTTTGCCCCTCATATCAGCGCAGAGCTGTGGCAGGATATTGGGAAATCCGATAGTGTACACGACCAGCCCTGGCCTGCCTATGACGAAGCCGCGTTGGTTCTGGATGAAGTGGAAATCGCCGTCCAAATTAACGGCAAAGTACGCCACAAAGCGACCGTACCGACCGGTGCGGATCGAGAGGCGATTGAAGCCCAAGTGATGGCGGAAGAAAAAGTGCGTCAGCTGGTAGACGGTAAAACCGTGCGCAAGGTGATTGTCATCCCCGGCAAACTGGTGAATATCGTTGCAAAATAA
- a CDS encoding LCP family protein — translation MSRVQKHKKKKPWLRVLLICFTIILIGSGCIVYQLWGAFDQSFDPLERDKSTKREQVATMDEPFTVLLIGADGDDQNWRADTLMLAAINPKENTMFMYSIPRDSYAEMANSNGVKTKINAAPYYGVRAGVDPETNLVETVEDYLNVPVDYFVKLNFQGFIDVVDAIGGVEVDVPFSFDMRLFNKWYSFQEGPAHLDGHEALAYVRMRKSDPRGDAGRNDRQREVVQNLLSQGVSFNSVNKINDVLQAVGNNLGHNMQVNEMYKMQSLYRNVPKDQVETLQDNGYDSKDNPQGIWYHYISDEERLRLSHILQRQLDLPLQTLDGQEFMGQSPADQGENTPAENEGSPQLEVAPEEGNIDNQTTP, via the coding sequence ATGAGCCGGGTGCAAAAACATAAGAAGAAAAAACCATGGCTTCGGGTGTTGTTAATCTGTTTCACCATTATACTGATCGGTTCCGGTTGTATCGTCTATCAACTCTGGGGAGCATTCGATCAATCCTTTGATCCTTTGGAGCGGGATAAGTCCACTAAACGGGAACAAGTTGCGACCATGGATGAACCCTTTACCGTCTTGCTGATCGGCGCCGATGGAGACGATCAGAATTGGCGCGCTGACACCTTGATGCTGGCCGCCATCAACCCAAAGGAAAATACGATGTTTATGTACAGTATCCCCAGGGACAGCTATGCGGAAATGGCCAACTCCAACGGGGTTAAAACAAAGATTAACGCCGCTCCCTATTATGGTGTTCGTGCGGGAGTCGATCCGGAAACCAATCTGGTGGAAACCGTAGAAGATTATTTGAATGTTCCGGTGGATTACTTTGTTAAATTGAACTTCCAAGGCTTTATCGATGTGGTCGACGCCATCGGAGGAGTAGAAGTAGACGTTCCTTTCAGTTTTGACATGCGTCTGTTTAATAAATGGTACTCGTTCCAAGAAGGGCCCGCCCACTTGGATGGACATGAAGCCCTTGCTTATGTACGGATGCGAAAATCGGATCCTCGTGGGGATGCCGGTCGCAACGATCGACAACGGGAAGTTGTACAGAACCTGTTAAGTCAGGGAGTCAGCTTTAACTCCGTAAACAAAATCAATGATGTGCTTCAAGCGGTCGGCAACAATTTAGGACACAATATGCAAGTAAATGAGATGTACAAAATGCAATCCCTTTATCGCAATGTCCCCAAAGACCAGGTGGAAACCTTACAAGATAACGGCTATGATTCCAAGGATAATCCACAGGGAATCTGGTATCACTATATCAGCGACGAGGAGCGGCTGCGTCTGAGCCACATTTTGCAAAGGCAACTGGATCTGCCTCTTCAAACCCTCGACGGTCAAGAATTTATGGGGCAAAGTCCCGCTGATCAAGGGGAAAACACCCCTGCTGAAAACGAGGGAAGCCCCCAGCTGGAAGTTGCCCCAGAAGAGGGAAATATCGATAACCAAACCACTCCATAA
- a CDS encoding helix-hairpin-helix domain-containing protein, which produces MWVDAWSSREKKLAITAGALGLAVVGMTLFWWWGGNEGKKGDTELQADSYQPLQSQEEQKSEQVEDAVELVVDVKGAIKEPGVYRLEAGSRVKDAIKQAGGPTKEADMNVVNLAQPLTDGMALYIPVEGEEPTGVMMQEDSPASAGSGQTGPINLNTATQEQLESLNGIGPAKAEAILRHREEHGPFSSVDELVQVSGIGEKTVEQLRDQVAVH; this is translated from the coding sequence ATGTGGGTGGATGCTTGGAGTTCGAGGGAGAAAAAGTTGGCGATTACCGCGGGAGCTTTAGGGCTGGCTGTGGTGGGAATGACACTTTTTTGGTGGTGGGGTGGGAATGAAGGAAAAAAAGGCGATACCGAATTGCAAGCGGACTCTTATCAACCCTTGCAATCCCAGGAGGAACAGAAAAGCGAGCAAGTAGAGGATGCCGTTGAATTGGTGGTCGATGTAAAAGGGGCGATAAAAGAGCCGGGGGTATATCGCTTAGAAGCGGGATCTCGAGTAAAAGACGCGATCAAACAGGCTGGAGGACCCACCAAAGAGGCGGATATGAATGTAGTAAATTTGGCCCAACCGCTTACAGATGGCATGGCGCTATATATTCCGGTTGAAGGGGAAGAGCCGACTGGAGTTATGATGCAGGAGGATTCTCCTGCCTCTGCGGGATCGGGACAGACAGGTCCGATCAATCTAAATACGGCGACTCAAGAACAGTTGGAATCGCTGAACGGGATTGGGCCCGCCAAAGCGGAGGCCATCCTGCGTCATCGGGAAGAACATGGCCCTTTTTCCAGTGTGGATGAGCTTGTGCAGGTGTCTGGGATTGGCGAGAAAACAGTTGAACAGCTGCGGGATCAGGTTGCTGTACACTGA